In one Vanacampus margaritifer isolate UIUO_Vmar chromosome 11, RoL_Vmar_1.0, whole genome shotgun sequence genomic region, the following are encoded:
- the LOC144060153 gene encoding gamma-crystallin M1-like, which produces MGKIILFEEKNLQGRSYECLNDCPELTSVLSRCQSCRVENGCFMVYERSNFLGNQLFLKRGEYHDLQRMMTTGVTLDSIRSCKMIPSHRGQFRIKIFERENLSGQSQELQEDCDNIMERFRMNDILSCQVLEGHWLLFEQANFRGRMIYLKPGEHRSLRELGQSGIRIISLKRITDMC; this is translated from the exons ATGGGCAAG ATCATCCTTTTCGAGGAGAAAAACCTCCAGGGCCGCTCCTACGAGTGCCTGAACGACTGCCCTGAGCTGACCTCTGTTCTGAGCCGCTGCCAGTCCTGCCGGGTGGAGAATGGCTGCTTCATGGTCTATGAGCGCTCCAACTTCCTGGGTAACCAGTTGTTCCTCAAGAGAGGAGAGTACCACGACCTGCAGCGCATGATGACTACGGGAGTGACCCTGGACTCCATCAGATCCTGCAAAATGATCCCCTCT CACAGAGGCCAATTCAGAATTAAGATCTTTGAGCGAGAGAACCTGAGCGGTCAGTCCCAAGAGCTGCAGGAGGACTGCGACAACATCATGGAGCGCTTCCGCATGAACGACATCCTTTCCTGTCAGGTGCTGGAGGGTCACTGGCTGCTGTTTGAACAGGCCAACTTCCGTGGCAGGATGATCTACTTGAAGCCCGGCGAGCACCGCAGCCTCAGGGAGTTGGGCCAGAGCGGCATCAGGATCATCAGCTTGAAGCGTATCACTGACATGTGCTAG
- the LOC144060159 gene encoding gamma-crystallin M2-like, whose product MGKIIFYEDKNFQGRSYECSNDCTDLHSFFNRCNSIRVESGCFMIYERANFMGHQYFMRRGDYPDYQRWMGFSSCIRSCRMIPAYRGSYRLRIYEKPDFSGHMMEFMDDCACVSDRFHHRHIYSCNVMNGYWIFYEYPNFRGRQYFLRPGEYRRYRDWCATCAIVGSFRRVTEF is encoded by the exons ATGGGCAAG ATCATCTTCTACGAGGACAAGAACTTCCAGGGTCGCAGCTATGAGTGCAGCAACGACTGCACGGACCTTCACTCCTTCTTCAACCGCTGCAACTCCATCCGGGTGGAGAGCGGTTGCTTCATGATCTACGAGCGAGCCAACTTCATGGGCCACCAATACTTTATGAGGAGGGGAGACTATCCCGACTACCAGAGATGGATGGGTTTCAGCAGCTGCATCCGCTCATGCAGGATGATTCCCGCA TACCGAGGCTCGTACAGATTGCGTATCTATGAGAAGCCTGACTTCAGCGGTCACATGATGGAGTTCATGGACGACTGTGCCTGTGTGTCCGACCGTTTCCACCACCGCCATATCTACTCCTGTAACGTCATGAATGGCTACTGGATCTTCTACGAGTACCCCAACTTTCGAGGGCGCCAGTACTTCCTGAGGCCTGGCGAGTACCGGCGGTACCGCGACTGGTGCGCCACCTGCGCCATCGTCGGCTCCTTCAGGAGGGTCACCGAATTTTAG
- the LOC144060315 gene encoding gamma-crystallin M3-like, giving the protein MTMGKIIFYEDRNFQGRSYETSSDCADMSSYLTRCLSCRVESGCFMVYDRTNYMGNQFFVRRGDYSDYQRMGMSDCIRSCRMIPMHRGQFKIKIFERENMSGQSNELQEDCENIIDRLRISECLSCSVLDGHWLLFEQPNFRGKMIYLKPGEYRSFRDMGMSGTRFMSMKRIMDSCS; this is encoded by the exons ATGACCATGGGCAAG ATAATCTTCTACGAGGACAGGAACTTCCAGGGTCGCTCCTATGAGACCAGCAGTGACTGCGCTGACATGTCCTCTTACCTGACCAGGTGCCTCTCTTGCCGAGTGGAGAGTGGCTGCTTCATGGTCTATGACCGCACAAACTACATGGGCAACCAGTTCTTTGTCAGGAGGGGCGACTACTCAGACTACCAGCGCATGGGCATGAGTGATTGCATCAGGTCTTGCCGCATGATCCCCATG CACAGAGGCCAATTCAAGATCAAGATCTTTGAGCGGGAGAACATGAGCGGCCAGTCCAACGAGCTGCAGGAGGACTGCGAAAACATAATAGACCGCCTTCGTATAAGTGAATGCTTGTCCTGCAGCGTGCTGGATGGCCACTGGTTGCTCTTTGAGCAGCCTAACTTCAGGGGCAAGATGATTTACCTTAAACCTGGCGAGTACAGGAGCTTCAGGGACATGGGCATGAGCGGAACTCGCTTCATGAGCATGAAGCGCATCATGGATTCCTGTTCTTAG